In one Pseudomonas sp. R84 genomic region, the following are encoded:
- the tsaA gene encoding tRNA (N6-threonylcarbamoyladenosine(37)-N6)-methyltransferase TrmO → MTYSVSPIGFVRSCFKEKFAIPRQPQLAPAARGVLELVAPFDQGDAVQGLEQVSHVWLLFLFHQALEEKPRLKVRPPRLGGNKSMGVFATRATHRPNGIGQSVVKLDKVEANRLFISGIDLLDGTPILDIKPYVPYADIIPDAANNIASAAPHLIDVQWTDSALKQAHTHAQRLDEPLVELIEQCLAQDPRPAYQTPAPEREYGSQFWDLDVRWHYPTPEQIRVLEVIPAKA, encoded by the coding sequence ATGACTTACAGCGTCTCCCCCATCGGCTTCGTGCGCTCCTGCTTCAAGGAGAAATTCGCCATCCCCCGCCAGCCACAACTGGCTCCCGCCGCCCGTGGTGTGCTGGAACTGGTGGCGCCGTTCGATCAGGGTGACGCGGTGCAAGGCCTGGAACAGGTCAGTCATGTCTGGCTACTGTTTCTGTTCCATCAGGCACTGGAAGAAAAACCGCGCCTGAAAGTCCGCCCACCACGCCTGGGCGGCAACAAATCCATGGGCGTGTTCGCCACCCGCGCGACTCACCGCCCTAACGGCATCGGCCAGTCGGTGGTGAAACTGGACAAGGTCGAAGCCAATCGGCTGTTCATTTCCGGCATTGATCTGCTGGACGGCACGCCGATTCTCGACATCAAGCCCTACGTGCCTTACGCCGACATCATTCCCGACGCCGCCAACAACATCGCCAGCGCTGCGCCACATTTGATCGACGTGCAGTGGACGGACTCAGCCCTGAAACAAGCGCACACACACGCCCAGCGCCTCGACGAGCCGCTGGTTGAGCTGATTGAACAGTGTCTGGCGCAGGATCCACGCCCGGCGTATCAAACCCCGGCACCGGAACGCGAATACGGTTCGCAGTTCTGGGATCTGGATGTGCGCTGGCATTACCCGACGCCTGAGCAGATCCGCGTGCTCGAAGTCATTCCTGCCAAGGCGTAA
- the fpr gene encoding ferredoxin-NADP reductase, whose product MSNMNHERVLSVHHWNDTLFSFKCTRDPGLRFENGQFVMIGLQQPNGRPLMRAYSIASPNWEEHLEFFSIKVQDGPLTSQLQHLKEGDEIIISKKPTGTLVLDDLNPGKHLYLLSTGTGLAPFMSVIQDPETYERFEKVILVHGVRYVNEVAYREFITEHLPQNEFFGEALRDKLIYYPTVTREPFENQGRLTDLMRSGKLFSDIGLPPINPQDDRAMICGSPSMLDETSEVLDSFGLKISARMREPGDYLIERAFVEK is encoded by the coding sequence ATGAGCAACATGAACCACGAGCGTGTCCTCAGTGTTCATCACTGGAACGACACTCTGTTCAGCTTCAAGTGCACCCGCGATCCGGGCCTGCGCTTCGAGAACGGTCAGTTCGTGATGATCGGCCTGCAACAGCCTAACGGCCGCCCGCTTATGCGCGCTTACTCGATCGCCAGCCCGAACTGGGAAGAGCATCTGGAGTTCTTCAGCATCAAGGTGCAGGACGGCCCGCTGACCTCGCAGCTGCAGCACTTGAAGGAAGGCGACGAGATCATCATCTCGAAGAAGCCTACCGGTACCCTGGTTCTGGACGACCTGAACCCGGGCAAACACTTGTACCTGCTGAGCACCGGCACTGGCCTGGCGCCGTTCATGAGCGTGATTCAGGACCCGGAAACCTACGAGCGCTTTGAAAAAGTGATCTTGGTTCACGGTGTGCGTTACGTCAACGAAGTCGCCTACCGCGAATTCATCACCGAGCACCTGCCGCAGAACGAGTTCTTCGGCGAAGCGCTGCGTGACAAGCTGATCTACTACCCGACCGTGACCCGCGAGCCTTTCGAGAATCAGGGCCGCCTGACCGATCTGATGCGCAGCGGCAAGCTGTTCAGCGACATCGGCCTGCCACCGATCAACCCTCAGGACGATCGCGCGATGATCTGCGGCAGCCCGAGCATGCTCGACGAGACCAGCGAAGTGCTCGACAGCTTTGGCCTGAAGATCTCGGCGCGGATGCGCGAGCCGGGTGATTACCTGATCGAGCGTGCGTTCGTCGAGAAGTAA
- a CDS encoding GNAT family N-acetyltransferase gives MRHHSVIHTPKLSDYQELTRVWEASVRATHDFLPDSYIELLRNLVLTRYLDAVMLICTKDADQRITGFAGVAAGKIEMLFIDPDYRGQGLGKKLLNYAMQHLNADELDVNEQNPQALGFYFKQGFEVIGRSEVDGMGQPYPLLHMRLRQNQQRSSHA, from the coding sequence ATGCGTCACCACTCGGTTATCCATACGCCGAAACTCAGCGATTATCAGGAACTGACCCGGGTCTGGGAGGCCTCGGTCCGCGCCACCCATGATTTTCTGCCGGACAGCTATATCGAGCTGCTGCGCAATCTGGTGCTCACGCGCTATCTGGATGCGGTGATGCTGATCTGCACCAAGGACGCCGACCAGCGCATCACCGGGTTTGCCGGGGTCGCGGCGGGGAAGATTGAAATGCTGTTCATCGATCCAGATTATAGGGGTCAGGGCTTGGGCAAGAAGCTGCTCAACTACGCGATGCAGCATCTGAATGCCGATGAGCTGGACGTCAACGAACAGAACCCGCAGGCCTTGGGGTTTTACTTCAAGCAGGGTTTCGAGGTGATCGGCCGCTCGGAGGTGGATGGCATGGGCCAGCCGTATCCGTTGCTGCACATGCGCCTGCGACAAAACCAACAACGCTCAAGCCACGCCTGA
- a CDS encoding rRNA pseudouridine synthase, with product MTDPIRLSKRLIELVGCSRREAELFIEGGWVTVDGEVIDEPQFKVGDQKVELDKDAKATAPEPVTILLNAPAGMDVDTAMQSLSAETLSEEHRFSKRPLRGHFLRLTASADLQAKASGLLVFTQDWKILRKLTADAAKIEQEYIVEVEGDMVAHGLNRLQHGLTHKGKELPPVKASWQNENRLRFAMKNPQPGIIAQFCEAVGLKVIGIRRIRIGGVSIGKVPVGQWRYLSGKEKF from the coding sequence ATGACTGACCCGATTCGCCTCTCCAAACGCCTCATCGAACTGGTCGGTTGCTCCCGCCGGGAGGCCGAGCTGTTCATTGAGGGCGGCTGGGTCACCGTGGACGGCGAAGTGATTGACGAGCCGCAATTCAAGGTCGGCGACCAGAAGGTCGAGCTCGACAAGGACGCCAAGGCCACCGCGCCGGAGCCGGTGACCATCCTGCTCAACGCTCCAGCCGGCATGGACGTCGACACCGCCATGCAATCGCTGAGCGCCGAAACCCTTAGCGAAGAACACCGCTTCAGCAAACGTCCTCTGCGCGGGCACTTCCTGCGCCTGACCGCCAGCGCCGACCTGCAAGCCAAGGCCAGCGGTCTGCTGGTGTTCACCCAGGACTGGAAGATCCTGCGCAAGCTCACTGCCGACGCCGCGAAGATCGAGCAGGAATACATCGTAGAAGTCGAAGGTGACATGGTCGCCCACGGCCTCAATCGCCTGCAGCACGGCCTGACGCACAAGGGCAAGGAACTGCCGCCGGTCAAGGCCAGCTGGCAGAACGAAAACCGTCTGCGCTTCGCCATGAAGAACCCGCAGCCCGGCATCATCGCCCAGTTCTGCGAAGCCGTCGGCCTGAAAGTCATCGGCATCCGCCGCATCCGCATCGGCGGCGTCTCGATCGGCAAGGTCCCGGTCGGGCAATGGCGCTACCTGTCCGGCAAAGAGAAGTTCTAA
- a CDS encoding SDR family oxidoreductase translates to MHSYFSLQGRTALVTGGTRGIGKMIAKAFVEAGARVYVCSRDAEACHQTAEELSALGKCHGVAANLATEEGVQELAARLGEQITHLDILVNNAGTTWGAPLESYPVKGWEKVMQLNVTSVFTCIQQFLPLLRKGGSAANPARIINIGSVAGISSFGEQAYAYGPSKAALHQLSRILARELVSQHINVNVIAPGRFPSKMTQHIGNDQQALAEDTALIPMKRWGREEEMAALAISLASTAGAYMTGNIIPLDGGFSL, encoded by the coding sequence ATGCACTCGTATTTCTCCCTGCAAGGCCGCACCGCTCTGGTGACCGGCGGCACCCGTGGTATCGGCAAAATGATCGCCAAGGCCTTTGTCGAGGCTGGCGCCCGCGTCTATGTCTGCTCGCGCGACGCCGAAGCCTGCCATCAAACGGCTGAAGAACTCAGCGCCTTGGGCAAGTGTCATGGCGTGGCGGCGAACCTGGCGACCGAAGAAGGTGTGCAGGAACTGGCCGCGCGCTTGGGCGAGCAGATCACGCATCTGGATATTCTGGTGAATAACGCCGGCACCACGTGGGGCGCGCCGCTGGAGAGCTATCCGGTCAAGGGCTGGGAAAAGGTCATGCAGCTCAACGTGACCTCGGTGTTCACCTGCATCCAGCAGTTTCTGCCGCTGTTGCGCAAGGGTGGTTCGGCGGCGAATCCGGCGCGGATTATCAATATCGGTTCGGTGGCGGGGATTTCTTCCTTCGGCGAGCAGGCGTATGCCTACGGGCCGAGCAAGGCTGCCCTGCATCAGTTGTCGCGGATTTTGGCGCGGGAGCTGGTGAGCCAGCACATCAACGTCAACGTGATCGCGCCGGGGCGGTTTCCGAGCAAGATGACGCAGCATATTGGTAATGATCAGCAGGCATTGGCTGAGGACACGGCGCTGATTCCGATGAAGCGTTGGGGACGGGAGGAGGAGATGGCGGCGTTGGCGATCAGTCTGGCGAGTACGGCTGGGGCTTATATGACGGGGAATATTATTCCGCTGGATGGTGGATTCAGTTTGTAG
- the rimO gene encoding 30S ribosomal protein S12 methylthiotransferase RimO produces the protein MSTTPAPANPKVGFVSLGCPKALVDSERILTQLRMEGYDVVSTYQDADVVVVNTCGFIDSAKAESLEVIGEAIKENGKVIVTGCMGVEEGNIRNVHPSVLAVTGPQQYEQVVNAVHEVVPPRKDHNPLIDLVPPQGIKLTPRHYAYLKISEGCNHSCSFCIIPSMRGKLVSRPVGDVLDEAQRLVKSGVKELLVISQDTSAYGVDVKYRTGFWNGAPVKTRMTELCEALSTLGVWVRLHYVYPYPHVDELIPLMAAGKILPYLDIPFQHASPKVLKSMKRPAFEDKTLARIKNWREICPDLIIRSTFIVGFPGETEEDFQYLLNWLTEAQLDRVGCFQYSPVEGAPANDLDLEIVPDEVKQDRWDRFMAHQQAISSARLQMRIGREIEVLVDEVDEQGAVGRCFFDAPEIDGNVFIDNGSNLKPGDKVWCKVTDADEYDLWAEQI, from the coding sequence ATGTCCACCACTCCTGCGCCGGCCAATCCAAAGGTTGGCTTTGTATCTCTGGGTTGCCCGAAAGCACTGGTCGACTCCGAGCGCATCCTGACCCAGCTGCGCATGGAAGGCTATGACGTGGTGTCTACCTATCAGGACGCCGACGTTGTAGTCGTCAACACCTGCGGTTTCATCGATTCGGCCAAGGCTGAGTCGCTGGAAGTGATCGGCGAAGCGATCAAGGAAAACGGCAAGGTGATCGTCACCGGTTGCATGGGCGTGGAAGAAGGCAACATCCGCAACGTGCACCCGAGCGTGCTGGCCGTGACCGGTCCGCAGCAATACGAGCAAGTGGTCAACGCTGTGCACGAAGTGGTGCCACCGCGCAAAGATCACAACCCGCTGATCGATCTGGTGCCGCCGCAAGGCATCAAGCTGACCCCGCGCCACTACGCCTACCTGAAGATTTCCGAAGGCTGCAACCACAGCTGCTCGTTCTGCATCATCCCGTCGATGCGCGGCAAACTGGTCAGCCGTCCGGTCGGTGATGTGCTCGACGAAGCTCAGCGTCTGGTCAAATCCGGCGTCAAAGAGCTGTTGGTGATCTCGCAAGACACCAGCGCCTACGGCGTTGACGTGAAATACCGCACCGGTTTCTGGAACGGCGCGCCGGTGAAAACCCGCATGACCGAACTGTGTGAAGCGCTGAGCACCCTCGGCGTCTGGGTCCGTCTGCACTACGTTTACCCGTATCCGCACGTTGACGAGCTGATCCCGTTGATGGCCGCCGGCAAGATCCTGCCGTACCTGGACATCCCGTTCCAGCACGCCAGCCCGAAAGTGTTGAAGTCGATGAAACGCCCGGCGTTCGAAGACAAGACCTTGGCGCGGATCAAGAACTGGCGCGAAATCTGCCCGGATCTGATCATCCGTTCGACCTTCATCGTCGGCTTCCCGGGCGAAACCGAAGAAGACTTCCAGTACCTGTTGAACTGGCTGACCGAAGCCCAGCTCGACCGCGTCGGCTGTTTCCAGTACTCGCCGGTTGAAGGCGCTCCGGCCAATGATCTGGACCTGGAGATCGTACCGGACGAGGTCAAGCAGGATCGTTGGGATCGCTTTATGGCGCACCAGCAAGCGATCAGCTCGGCGCGCCTGCAAATGCGCATCGGCCGTGAAATCGAAGTGCTGGTCGACGAAGTTGATGAGCAAGGCGCTGTTGGCCGCTGCTTCTTCGATGCCCCGGAAATCGATGGCAACGTGTTTATTGATAACGGCAGCAATTTGAAGCCGGGCGACAAGGTCTGGTGCAAGGTGACTGACGCTGACGAATATGATCTGTGGGCTGAGCAGATCTAA
- a CDS encoding DUF1456 family protein: protein MIHNDVLRSVRYMLDISDKKVVEIIKLGGMEVALADVVTWLDKKEEDEEGFVRCPDEVIAHFLDGLVIFKRGKDESRPPQPIEVPVTNNIILKKLRVAFELKEDDMHAILKAAEFPVSKPELSALFRKVGHTNYRPCGDQLLRNFLKGLTLRVRPA from the coding sequence ATGATTCATAACGACGTATTGCGCAGCGTGCGCTACATGCTCGACATCAGCGACAAGAAGGTTGTCGAGATCATCAAACTCGGCGGCATGGAAGTAGCGCTCGCCGACGTAGTGACCTGGCTCGACAAGAAAGAAGAAGACGAAGAAGGTTTCGTGCGCTGCCCGGACGAAGTCATCGCACACTTCCTCGACGGTCTGGTGATCTTCAAGCGCGGCAAGGACGAAAGCCGTCCGCCGCAGCCGATCGAAGTGCCGGTGACCAACAACATCATCCTGAAAAAGCTGCGTGTGGCCTTCGAACTGAAAGAAGACGACATGCACGCGATCCTCAAGGCTGCCGAGTTCCCGGTGTCCAAGCCTGAGCTGAGCGCGCTGTTCCGCAAGGTAGGCCACACCAACTACCGCCCGTGCGGCGACCAGTTGCTGCGTAACTTCCTCAAGGGTCTGACCCTGCGCGTTCGCCCGGCCTGA